The nucleotide window CCCGGCACCGGGAAAGGGGGCGATCTGCCGCCGCGCCCGGAATGTGCGGAGGCCTGGCGGACGCGGTTGCTGGGCGAACTGAAGGACATCCGCCTGACCCTGGTGATCGGGCAATATGCGCAAGGATGGCACCTGAAAGGCCGGCAGGACAGGACCCTGACGGACACGGTGCAGAACTGGCGGGTGTTTGCGGGCGAGGACATCATTCCCCTGCCGCACCCCAGTCCCCGCAATATAAGATGGCTGAAGCAGAACACCTGGTTTGAGGCCGAGGTCCTGCCGGTGGTGAAGGAGCGGGTGCAATCGATATTGCGATCATGAGAGGTAAAAATGAACGATACAAATTTGGTGGAAATTTTGGTGGCGCTGGAACAGCGGCTGCTTGAGGTGGGGGCGGTGGCCTGCGCCGACACCTTTACAGAGCTTCTCCATGATGATTTTATGGAAATCGGCAAATCGGGTCGCCGTTTTGTCAAAAGCGATTTCCCCGAACCCCTGACCGGGCCGGCGCCCGAGGTGACCCTGTGCAATCCGGAACTGAAAATAATTGCCGGCGGGCTGGCCCTGTTAATCTATCAGACTTCTGTCCTGGACCCGGAAAAGGTTACCGTCAGCCGGGCACAGCGGAGCTCCCTGTGGCAACTGACCGACGGCCGCTGGCAAATCGTCTTCCACCAGGGCACGCCTCTGGGGGAGGCGAAAGACGCTCCCGGTCGATCAGGTTAGCTGATCGTCTGGCTAATATCCGCATCCACCAGCAGGGTGGCCAGGCCGGAGGTATAGACATTGTAGGTTTCCCCGTCGATGAGTTGGTCTGCCTCCTGCACCCAGCCCTGACCGGTTGACATTACGTTGTCATCAGTGTCTCCCAGAACCATCAACTTGTCCGTATCGGACAGGTCAAGCAGGTCTGCAGAACTCAAGGAAAGGTTATTGTCTCCTGTGCCGGTGAGGTCAATTTCTTCAATGCCGGAGATAAGGTCACCCGTTGCGGAAGAAAGATCCAGATTTAGATTGGAACCATCGAGAATTATAGTGTCCGTTCCTTCACCGCCGGAGAGCAAAACAAAGTCCAGGTTGCCGATCGTGAGGGTGTCATTGCCGCCTTCCCCGACAAGTTTATCTGCTCCATCACCGCCCGAAAGCGTATCATTTCCCGAGCCGCCATATATTTCATCGTCACCGTCATCACCGGACAGTATGTCCTCGCCGCTGCCACCGGTGAGAAGATCATTCCCTTCTCCCCCAAAAACGATTCCGGTGACGGATCCGTTCGATCCATCATAA belongs to Emcibacter sp. and includes:
- a CDS encoding uracil-DNA glycosylase family protein; this translates as MIETDFEKLLDEVRACTLCADFLPLGPRPVFQMAPGSRILIAGQAPGKKVHETGIPFNDPSGERLRDWMGVSRTEFYNPDLMAILPMGFCYPGTGKGGDLPPRPECAEAWRTRLLGELKDIRLTLVIGQYAQGWHLKGRQDRTLTDTVQNWRVFAGEDIIPLPHPSPRNIRWLKQNTWFEAEVLPVVKERVQSILRS
- a CDS encoding nuclear transport factor 2 family protein; its protein translation is MNDTNLVEILVALEQRLLEVGAVACADTFTELLHDDFMEIGKSGRRFVKSDFPEPLTGPAPEVTLCNPELKIIAGGLALLIYQTSVLDPEKVTVSRAQRSSLWQLTDGRWQIVFHQGTPLGEAKDAPGRSG